Proteins found in one Numida meleagris isolate 19003 breed g44 Domestic line chromosome 25, NumMel1.0, whole genome shotgun sequence genomic segment:
- the TAF11 gene encoding transcription initiation factor TFIID subunit 11: MAEPGEPGREERGSGAEQEPSPTASSPPGSGAEAVEEPAAAEGAAEGELGEAGGGGELKVEAADGEVRSAEGEALDGEDLSLQPSAAKKVKLELKERKEKKHKVDEDEIQKMQILVSSFSEEQLNRYEMYRRSAFPKAAIKRLIQSITGTSVSQNVVIAMSGISKVFVGEVVEEALDVCEKWGELPPLQPKHMREAVRRLKSRGQIPNSKYKKIIFH; the protein is encoded by the exons ATGGCGGAACCCGGGGAGCCGGGCCGGGAGGAGAGGGGGAGCGGCGCCGAGCAGGAGCCGTCCCCCACCGCCTCGTCCCCTCCCGGGAGCGGCGCTGAGGCCGTGGAAGAACCGGCGGCCGCGGAGGGGGCGGCAGagggggagctgggggaggcagGAGGCGGCGGGGAGCTCAAGGTGGAGGCGGCGGATGGGGAG GTGAGGAGCGCGGAGGGGGAGGCGCTGGACGGGGAGGACCTGAGCCTGCAGCCGTCGGCGGCCAAGAAGGTAAAGCTGGAgctgaaggagaggaaggagaagaagcaCAAAGTGGACGAGGACGAGATCCAGAAGATGCA AATACTGGTCTCCTCCTtttctgaagagcagctgaATCGCTATGAGATGTATCGCCGGTCTGCGTTCCCCAAAGCTGCTATCAAACGG CTGATCCAGTCCATCACGGGCACCTCTGTCTCTCAGAACGTGGTTATTGCCATGTCTGGCATTTCCAAGGTCTTCGTTGGGGAAGTGGTGGAGGAAG cGCTGGATGTGTGTGAGAAGTGGGGGGAGCTGCCGCCTCTGCAGCCCAAACACATGCGGGAGGCTGTCAGGAGGCTCAAGTCACGAGGACAGATCCCTAATTCCAAATATAAAAAGATCATCTTCCACTGA